A genomic window from Agrobacterium larrymoorei includes:
- the murA gene encoding UDP-N-acetylglucosamine 1-carboxyvinyltransferase, producing the protein MDRIRITGGNELNGIIPISGAKNAALPLMIASLLTSDTLTLENVPHLADVEQLIRILGNHGVDISVNGRRESQGESYSRTVHFTCRTIVDTTAPYELVSKMRASFWVIGPLLAREGRARVSLPGGCAIGTRPVDLFIEGLEALGATMEIDGGYINATAPAGGLIGATYTFPKVSVGATHVMLMAATLARGTTIIHNAAREPEVVDLAECLSAMGAKIEGAGTSTITIEGVTSLSGARHRVLPDRIETGTYAMAVAMTGGDVLLEGTRASLLDNAIDTLQLAGATITETESGLRVVRNGNGIRPVDVVTEPFPGFPTDLQAQFMALMTRADGVSHITETIFENRFMHVQELARLGAKISLSGQMARIEGVSRLRGAPVMATDLRASVSLVIAGLVAEGETMVSRVYHLDRGFERLEEKLNRCGAKVERVSD; encoded by the coding sequence ATGGATCGTATCAGAATCACAGGCGGGAATGAGCTGAACGGCATCATCCCGATTTCCGGCGCCAAGAATGCCGCACTGCCGCTGATGATTGCATCGCTGCTGACCAGCGACACGCTGACGCTGGAGAATGTCCCGCATCTTGCCGATGTCGAACAGCTGATCCGCATTCTCGGCAACCACGGCGTCGACATCTCCGTCAACGGCCGTCGTGAAAGCCAGGGCGAAAGCTATTCCCGTACGGTGCATTTCACCTGCCGGACGATCGTCGATACGACCGCGCCTTACGAACTGGTCTCCAAGATGCGTGCGAGCTTCTGGGTCATCGGCCCGCTTCTTGCCCGTGAGGGAAGGGCGCGCGTTTCGCTCCCCGGCGGCTGCGCCATCGGTACGCGTCCCGTCGACCTCTTCATCGAAGGACTGGAAGCGCTTGGCGCGACCATGGAAATCGATGGCGGTTATATCAACGCAACCGCACCCGCCGGTGGTCTGATCGGCGCGACCTATACCTTCCCGAAAGTCTCGGTCGGCGCAACGCATGTCATGCTGATGGCAGCAACGCTTGCTCGTGGCACGACGATCATTCACAATGCGGCTCGTGAGCCCGAAGTCGTGGATCTTGCCGAGTGCCTATCCGCCATGGGTGCGAAGATCGAGGGTGCCGGCACCTCCACCATCACCATCGAAGGTGTGACTTCGCTGTCCGGCGCCCGCCACCGCGTTCTCCCGGATCGCATCGAAACGGGAACCTACGCCATGGCCGTTGCCATGACAGGCGGTGACGTTCTTCTGGAAGGCACGCGCGCCTCGCTGCTCGACAACGCCATCGATACGCTGCAGCTTGCCGGCGCAACCATCACCGAAACGGAGAGCGGCCTGCGCGTCGTGCGCAACGGCAACGGCATCCGCCCCGTCGATGTCGTCACCGAACCATTCCCCGGTTTCCCGACGGACTTGCAGGCGCAATTCATGGCGCTGATGACGCGCGCCGATGGCGTGTCGCATATCACCGAAACCATTTTCGAAAACCGCTTCATGCACGTGCAGGAACTTGCCCGCCTCGGCGCCAAGATTTCCCTGTCGGGCCAGATGGCGCGCATCGAAGGCGTCTCTCGCTTGCGCGGCGCGCCTGTGATGGCGACCGACCTTCGCGCCTCGGTCTCGCTCGTCATTGCCGGACTTGTTGCCGAAGGCGAAACCATGGTGTCGCGCGTCTATCACCTGGATCGCGGCTTTGAACGTCTCGAAGAAAAGCTGAACCGTTGCGGCGCGAAAGTCGAGCGCGTCAGCGACTGA
- a CDS encoding flagellar hook-associated family protein, translating to MKTTSISSQSVSTAMHLTVSNAQAEISKLQKEAVTGTYADVGLELGARTSTSLDYTRESKRLQSIIESNSVAQQRMDASQLAMKNMSESAQTLLNSIVALGGSSDSSSIGVAAKTATSVLENFTSYANTAVNGEYLFSGINTDAQTLNDGFINSVTTDFKARFDAEFPDPSTATASDVANFLQNYQAGFDWGSWTNASETTMSSRISTSETVSTSASAASEGFRNLVLASVISSQLVGSGLGPGALAAVNDTTTKLAGAAIAGIDTQRANIGLSQERVEKANSYMGAQKTIIDTQLTGLVGIDTYEASTRLTTLMNQVETSYKITGKIQGLSLVNFI from the coding sequence ATGAAAACCACCTCAATCTCATCCCAAAGTGTTAGCACGGCCATGCATTTGACGGTGTCCAATGCGCAAGCAGAAATCAGCAAGCTGCAGAAGGAAGCCGTTACGGGCACTTACGCGGATGTCGGTTTGGAGCTAGGAGCGCGGACATCGACGAGTCTCGACTACACGCGCGAAAGCAAACGGCTTCAGTCCATCATCGAATCCAACTCGGTCGCGCAGCAGAGAATGGATGCTTCTCAGCTCGCGATGAAAAACATGTCCGAGTCAGCTCAAACGCTTCTCAATTCGATTGTGGCTTTGGGTGGCAGTTCCGACTCGAGCAGCATCGGCGTCGCTGCGAAGACTGCTACGTCGGTGCTTGAGAATTTTACCAGCTATGCCAACACAGCTGTGAACGGCGAGTATCTTTTTTCCGGCATCAACACCGACGCCCAAACTCTCAATGACGGTTTCATCAACAGTGTCACCACTGATTTCAAGGCCAGGTTCGACGCGGAGTTTCCTGATCCATCTACAGCAACGGCGTCAGATGTAGCGAACTTCCTGCAGAACTATCAGGCTGGTTTTGATTGGGGCAGCTGGACGAACGCGTCGGAAACGACGATGAGCAGCCGTATCAGCACGTCGGAAACCGTGTCGACATCTGCTAGCGCCGCCTCTGAAGGGTTCAGAAATCTCGTACTTGCCAGCGTCATATCCTCGCAATTGGTTGGCTCCGGTCTAGGACCTGGGGCGCTTGCTGCGGTGAACGACACCACTACCAAACTTGCTGGCGCCGCGATTGCCGGTATCGACACGCAGCGTGCGAATATCGGTCTGTCACAGGAGCGGGTCGAAAAGGCGAACAGCTACATGGGTGCTCAGAAGACCATTATCGACACGCAGCTTACCGGCCTGGTTGGCATCGACACATATGAGGCATCCACGCGCCTCACGACCCTGATGAACCAGGTTGAGACATCTTACAAAATAACTGGGAAAATCCAAGGACTTAGCCTCGTCAATTTCATCTAG
- the fliQ gene encoding flagellar biosynthesis protein FliQ, with protein MNEADALDIMQNAIWTVLVASGPAVLAAMAVGIIIAFVQALTQIQEMTLTFVPKIIAVMVAIAFSAPFVGSQISLFTNLVFSRIQSGF; from the coding sequence ATGAACGAGGCAGACGCTCTCGATATCATGCAAAATGCCATATGGACCGTGCTGGTGGCATCGGGACCTGCCGTCCTTGCCGCAATGGCAGTCGGCATCATCATCGCATTCGTGCAGGCCCTGACCCAGATTCAGGAAATGACGCTGACCTTCGTGCCGAAGATCATCGCCGTCATGGTGGCGATTGCCTTTTCAGCGCCCTTCGTTGGCTCGCAAATCTCGCTCTTCACCAATCTGGTTTTCTCCCGCATCCAGTCCGGCTTCTGA
- the flbT gene encoding flagellar biosynthesis repressor FlbT: protein MKSTLRISLKSGEKIFINGAVLRVDRKVSLEFLNDVTFLLENHVLQLEDTTTPLRQLYFIVQMMLINPEGKEQSLTLFRKSITMLLATFKNEEIRSELKRIDATVSSGRPFDALKTIRGLYAKEETILSSQEITPAVVNELRREIAPW, encoded by the coding sequence ATGAAAAGTACACTGCGGATTTCCTTGAAGTCTGGGGAAAAGATCTTCATCAACGGCGCAGTTCTTCGTGTCGACAGGAAGGTTTCCCTGGAATTCCTCAACGATGTGACGTTTCTCCTTGAGAACCATGTCTTGCAGCTTGAGGATACGACGACACCTCTGCGGCAGCTGTACTTCATCGTACAGATGATGCTGATCAATCCGGAAGGCAAGGAGCAGTCTCTGACCCTCTTCCGCAAGTCGATCACGATGCTGCTTGCGACTTTCAAGAACGAAGAGATCCGTTCTGAGCTGAAGCGTATCGATGCCACCGTTTCGTCAGGCCGTCCTTTCGACGCACTGAAGACTATTCGCGGTCTCTACGCCAAGGAAGAGACCATTCTCAGCAGTCAGGAAATCACGCCGGCTGTCGTCAACGAACTGCGAAGGGAAATCGCACCATGGTAG
- the flaF gene encoding flagellar biosynthesis regulator FlaF: MFQFSYAEIMEDDPHVARNRERQVLERSIELLEIAKNQGRYGKDGIEAIFYTRQVWTRFIDDLQQPENELPVELKANLISIAIWILKECEEIRKRDSTNYQGIIDVTTIIKDGLK; this comes from the coding sequence ATGTTCCAGTTTTCATATGCGGAGATAATGGAGGATGACCCACATGTCGCTCGCAATAGGGAAAGACAGGTCTTGGAGCGCTCCATTGAGCTCTTGGAAATTGCCAAGAACCAGGGGCGATATGGCAAGGACGGGATAGAAGCGATCTTTTACACCCGACAGGTATGGACCCGTTTCATCGACGATCTGCAGCAGCCCGAGAACGAACTGCCAGTCGAGCTGAAAGCCAACCTTATCTCCATCGCAATTTGGATTTTGAAAGAGTGCGAAGAAATACGCAAGCGCGACTCGACGAACTACCAAGGCATTATTGACGTGACAACCATCATCAAGGATGGACTTAAATGA
- the flgD gene encoding flagellar hook assembly protein FlgD encodes MVDAVTGATSTQTTSASKTDAKKASLDYDNFLKLLITQMKNQDPTNPMDPSQQVAQLATFSQVEQSIKMNTNLESLISASSLSNASSYIGKTITSADGQTSGVVKSVEVTAEGLSATTVAGSTIAIGQGIKISQTAS; translated from the coding sequence ATGGTAGACGCCGTAACGGGTGCGACATCGACGCAGACAACCTCGGCATCGAAGACCGACGCCAAGAAGGCGTCGTTGGATTACGACAACTTCCTCAAGCTCTTGATCACCCAGATGAAGAACCAGGATCCGACGAATCCAATGGACCCGAGCCAGCAGGTCGCCCAGTTGGCCACGTTCTCTCAGGTCGAGCAGTCGATCAAGATGAACACCAATCTGGAAAGCCTGATCTCGGCATCGTCGCTGTCGAACGCGTCCTCCTATATCGGCAAGACGATCACCAGCGCCGACGGCCAGACCAGCGGCGTCGTGAAGTCCGTCGAAGTCACCGCCGAGGGTCTCTCCGCAACCACGGTGGCAGGATCGACGATCGCGATCGGCCAGGGCATCAAAATCTCGCAGACGGCGTCTTAA
- a CDS encoding DUF2948 family protein → MSGLKLMALDGEDLAIISTHMQDSVFKLKDVSFEPRPGQFVLSANRFVWEHGVKKNHPPERCRSGLVLKRVSAVRSSGINRADKEQVHSLLAIRFIQKGEGPDGTIELTLSGGGAIALDVECIEAQLTDVSGAWETESRPFHPAD, encoded by the coding sequence ATGAGCGGCCTTAAACTCATGGCGCTGGATGGCGAAGACCTTGCCATCATTTCTACCCACATGCAGGACAGTGTCTTCAAGCTGAAAGACGTGTCATTCGAGCCGAGACCTGGCCAGTTCGTTCTTTCTGCCAACCGTTTTGTCTGGGAACATGGGGTCAAGAAGAACCATCCGCCAGAACGTTGCCGCTCTGGTCTGGTTCTCAAACGCGTATCGGCCGTCCGCTCCAGCGGCATCAACCGCGCAGACAAGGAGCAGGTTCACTCCCTTCTCGCCATCCGCTTCATCCAGAAGGGCGAGGGTCCTGACGGAACCATCGAGCTGACGCTCTCCGGCGGCGGTGCGATCGCGCTCGACGTGGAATGCATCGAAGCCCAACTGACCGATGTCAGCGGTGCATGGGAAACCGAATCCCGGCCCTTCCATCCGGCAGACTAA